In Amycolatopsis solani, a single window of DNA contains:
- a CDS encoding LysE family transporter, translated as MTAALLAGLVAGYGIAIPVGAVGSYLVALTARTSLKTGFAAALGVATADGVYALVAVLGGAAVAALVTPIAGPLRLVSAGILVVLAVRGAVLALRSHRADGERPVTPVAPGRAYASFLGITLVNPATVVYFAALVVGGHAGTAVPAFEQAAFVLAAFAASASWQALLAGGGALLGRVLTGPRGRLVTALASSAVITALAVRLVLT; from the coding sequence GTGACCGCCGCGCTGCTGGCCGGCCTGGTCGCCGGCTACGGCATCGCGATCCCGGTCGGCGCCGTGGGCAGCTACCTGGTCGCCCTGACCGCTCGCACCTCGCTCAAGACGGGGTTCGCGGCCGCCCTCGGCGTCGCCACGGCCGACGGCGTGTACGCGTTGGTGGCCGTGCTCGGCGGCGCGGCGGTCGCGGCTCTCGTCACGCCGATCGCCGGGCCGCTGCGGCTGGTCTCGGCGGGGATCCTCGTCGTGCTGGCGGTCCGCGGGGCCGTGCTGGCCCTGCGGTCGCACCGCGCCGACGGCGAACGGCCCGTGACCCCGGTGGCACCCGGGCGCGCTTATGCCAGTTTCCTCGGCATCACGCTCGTCAACCCGGCGACGGTCGTCTACTTCGCCGCGCTGGTCGTCGGCGGTCACGCCGGCACCGCGGTGCCGGCCTTCGAGCAAGCGGCGTTCGTGCTGGCCGCGTTCGCCGCCTCGGCGAGCTGGCAAGCCCTCCTGGCGGGCGGCGGCGCGTTGCTCGGGCGAGTCCTCACCGGACCGCGCGGGCGGCTGGTGACGGCGCTGGCGTCGAGTGCGGTGATCACCGCGCTCGCCGTCCGACTTGTCCTGACTTGA
- a CDS encoding DUF6008 family protein — translation MDMPMTATSGWDTAGAVLIVLWALAMGAAVGVLAYANRGPVRPWVYRGSAAVIGIGVLGQLGHVQEHIAQAGYWLGHPNAPAWMTPWGTGLANGLQLVLPDRPTFGMELLHLTGNFIFLAGLAGVMVITRRALKTRARRWAKMGVWMQGLHGLEHLVLTLSVAFGSRAIGLSTFFGLVGPGPGLTTYRVWWHFAANVAGSIIFGLALYHLWRERREVRATFFVRPLPELTRQAA, via the coding sequence ATGGACATGCCGATGACGGCGACGTCGGGCTGGGACACCGCGGGAGCCGTCCTGATAGTGCTCTGGGCACTGGCCATGGGGGCCGCGGTCGGCGTGCTGGCGTACGCGAACCGCGGACCGGTGCGGCCGTGGGTGTACCGCGGCTCGGCGGCGGTGATCGGCATCGGCGTGCTCGGGCAGCTCGGCCACGTCCAGGAGCACATCGCCCAGGCCGGTTACTGGCTCGGGCACCCGAACGCGCCGGCGTGGATGACGCCGTGGGGCACCGGGCTCGCGAACGGCCTGCAGCTGGTGCTGCCGGACCGGCCGACCTTCGGGATGGAGCTGCTGCACCTGACCGGCAACTTCATCTTCCTGGCCGGCCTCGCGGGCGTCATGGTGATCACGCGGCGGGCGCTGAAGACCCGCGCCCGCCGGTGGGCGAAGATGGGCGTGTGGATGCAGGGTCTGCACGGGCTCGAGCACCTCGTCCTCACGCTGTCGGTGGCGTTCGGTTCGCGCGCCATCGGGCTGTCGACGTTCTTCGGGCTCGTCGGCCCCGGGCCGGGCCTGACGACCTACCGCGTCTGGTGGCACTTCGCCGCGAACGTCGCGGGCTCGATCATCTTCGGGCTGGCGCTGTACCACCTGTGGCGGGAACGCCGGGAAGTGCGGGCGACGTTCTTCGTGCGCCCGCTCCCCGAACTCACCCGGCAGGCGGCGTAG
- a CDS encoding beta-galactosidase, whose protein sequence is MRRVRTLFAALLAFVFALAGVTVPAETATAGPPKQGHSVTYDGYSFLVDGQRTYLWSGEFHSYRLPSPDLWLDIFQKMKAAGFNSTSLYFDWGYHSPRQGVYDFSGIRDLDKLLDMAQQAGLYVIARPGPYINAEVDGGGFPTWLSTTPGHTRSADPVYLKYSDEWQTQIDRIIARHQLTDGTGSVLAYQVENEYYNGNADGRAYMKHLEDKARADGITVPLVGNNNGTFNAGEAALDVDAADSYPQGFDCSNPTRWNGVPDISYDHVPGKPLITAEFQGGAFDPWGGPGYEKCAQLINDQFANVFYKQNIAVGATGQSFYMLHGGTSWGWSAIPQNYTSYDYGAAITEGRQFDPKYNEDKLIGYFTQSVAPLTKTDGLAAAPLTDPALTDTARINPDTRTQFHTLRHTDSTSTATNTTSIALDLAAHAGYTYDDRATEVGYTGTWSHVGPEVNYTGGDYQHTESFSEVTGDSVSIPFTGTGIRWVTSKDPSHGIADVFLDGSQVDTVDLYAASKQNQVTGYEARNLPAGAHTLKIAVTGQKNAKATGPFVVVDAVDLLEGSGDYYPVVPQQPGTGITLNGRQSKILVAGYDLGAARLQYSTSEVMTSAADGARDVAVLYGDHGGPGETVLRFARQPSVRVLGGAATSTWDAARGDLRLNYTHDGLARVLVTAPGARPLLLLLADKATAATFWRQDTAAGPVLVRGTDLVRTATSRNGTLALTGDTGTDGALEVFGPAKSVLWNGSPVPVKPTPSGSLTGTAPTAQPVTLPALTGWKHQQESPESQPGFDDSAWPVADKETTNSSTALGTKPVLFADDYGFHTGNTWYRGRFTGSGAQTGITLASQSGGPAGAFSAWLNGVFLGSSTDAQHTFTFPAGTLRTGENEVSVLTVNMGHEEDYGAANGNKAARGLTAARLTGAPLTSVTWRLQGVRGGETGLDPVRGPLNTGGLYGERAGWSLPGFPDRQWAPASLPATDPTPGVSWYRTTADLDLPRGQDTSLGLTITDDPGRQYRALLFVNGWQLGQYVNYLGPQHSFPIPNGVLNPNGHNTIAVAVWNLDGSTGGLGKIAWTNYGSHRSPLTVRPNASPGYDPARYALPPAPTAGVSLTAPDTASGGKSFTATATVRVPAGAPAAFDVKPALTVPAGWTAGPASPPSAARVDGGGSATFTWTVTPPSTVDTAALKVAVAYRQAGRPGSVTGERIVGAVPPAPPAGQVAVSSLPFLTATNGWGPVERDTSNGEANAGDGKPMTIGGVSYAKGLGVHAASDVQLYLAGACTRLTASAGVDGETGTGGSVAFSVSVDGTTRVTTPVLRGGQAAVPIDVDVTGAQVVDLLVTDGGDGNGNDHADWAVPTLTCATPPAG, encoded by the coding sequence ATGCGCCGCGTCCGGACGTTGTTCGCCGCACTGCTCGCGTTCGTCTTCGCGCTCGCCGGGGTGACCGTCCCGGCGGAGACGGCTACGGCGGGGCCGCCGAAACAAGGCCACTCCGTCACCTACGACGGCTACTCCTTCCTCGTCGACGGGCAGCGGACCTACCTCTGGTCCGGCGAGTTCCACTCCTACCGCCTCCCCAGCCCGGACCTCTGGCTCGACATCTTCCAGAAGATGAAGGCCGCCGGCTTCAACTCCACGTCCCTCTACTTCGACTGGGGCTACCACTCGCCGCGCCAGGGCGTGTACGACTTCAGCGGCATCCGGGACCTCGACAAGCTCCTGGACATGGCGCAGCAGGCCGGGCTCTACGTCATCGCCCGGCCCGGGCCGTACATCAACGCCGAAGTCGACGGCGGTGGCTTCCCGACCTGGCTGTCGACCACCCCCGGCCACACCCGCAGCGCCGATCCGGTCTACCTGAAGTACTCCGACGAGTGGCAGACGCAGATCGACCGGATCATCGCGCGTCACCAGCTGACCGACGGCACCGGCAGCGTGCTCGCCTACCAGGTCGAAAACGAGTACTACAACGGCAACGCCGACGGCCGCGCGTACATGAAGCACCTCGAGGACAAGGCCCGCGCCGACGGGATCACCGTCCCGCTGGTCGGCAACAACAACGGCACCTTCAACGCCGGGGAGGCCGCGCTCGACGTCGACGCCGCCGACTCCTACCCGCAGGGCTTCGACTGCTCGAACCCGACGCGGTGGAACGGCGTGCCCGACATCAGCTACGACCACGTGCCCGGCAAACCGCTCATCACCGCCGAGTTCCAGGGCGGGGCCTTCGACCCGTGGGGCGGGCCCGGCTACGAGAAGTGCGCGCAGCTGATCAACGACCAGTTCGCGAACGTCTTCTACAAGCAGAACATCGCCGTCGGCGCGACCGGCCAGAGCTTCTACATGCTGCACGGCGGAACTTCGTGGGGCTGGAGCGCGATCCCGCAGAACTACACCTCCTACGACTACGGCGCCGCGATCACCGAAGGCCGCCAGTTCGACCCGAAGTACAACGAAGACAAGCTGATCGGCTACTTCACCCAGTCCGTCGCCCCGCTGACCAAGACCGACGGGCTGGCCGCCGCCCCGCTCACCGATCCCGCGCTCACCGACACCGCGCGGATCAACCCCGACACCCGAACGCAGTTCCACACCCTGCGGCACACCGATTCGACGTCGACCGCCACGAACACCACGAGCATCGCGCTCGACCTCGCCGCGCACGCCGGCTACACCTACGACGACCGCGCCACCGAGGTCGGCTACACCGGAACCTGGAGCCACGTCGGGCCGGAGGTGAACTACACCGGCGGCGACTACCAGCACACCGAGTCCTTTTCGGAGGTGACCGGCGACAGCGTCAGCATCCCCTTCACCGGCACCGGGATCCGCTGGGTGACCTCGAAGGACCCGAGTCACGGCATCGCCGACGTCTTCCTCGACGGATCCCAAGTGGACACCGTGGACCTCTACGCCGCGAGCAAGCAGAACCAGGTCACCGGCTACGAGGCCCGGAACCTGCCCGCCGGGGCGCACACGCTGAAGATCGCCGTCACCGGGCAGAAGAACGCCAAGGCCACCGGGCCGTTCGTCGTCGTGGACGCCGTCGACCTCCTCGAAGGCAGCGGCGACTACTACCCGGTCGTGCCGCAGCAGCCGGGCACCGGCATCACGCTGAACGGCCGCCAGTCGAAGATCCTCGTCGCCGGCTACGACCTCGGGGCCGCGCGGCTGCAGTACTCGACGTCCGAAGTCATGACGAGCGCGGCCGACGGCGCCCGGGACGTCGCCGTCCTCTACGGCGACCACGGCGGGCCGGGGGAGACCGTGCTGCGGTTCGCGCGGCAGCCGTCGGTGCGGGTCCTCGGCGGCGCCGCGACGTCCACCTGGGACGCCGCCCGCGGCGACCTGCGGCTGAACTACACCCACGACGGCCTGGCCCGCGTGCTCGTCACCGCACCCGGCGCGCGGCCGCTGCTCCTGCTGCTCGCCGACAAGGCGACGGCGGCGACGTTCTGGCGCCAGGACACCGCGGCGGGGCCGGTCCTGGTCCGCGGCACCGATCTGGTCCGCACGGCGACGTCGCGGAACGGCACCCTCGCGCTCACCGGCGACACCGGGACCGACGGCGCGCTCGAGGTCTTCGGCCCGGCGAAGTCGGTGCTGTGGAACGGTTCCCCGGTACCGGTGAAGCCGACGCCGAGCGGCAGCCTGACCGGCACCGCGCCGACCGCCCAGCCGGTGACGCTGCCCGCCTTGACCGGCTGGAAGCACCAGCAGGAGTCGCCGGAAAGCCAGCCGGGCTTCGACGACTCGGCGTGGCCGGTGGCCGACAAGGAGACCACCAACAGCTCGACCGCGCTCGGCACGAAACCGGTGCTGTTCGCCGACGACTACGGCTTCCACACCGGCAACACCTGGTACCGCGGCCGGTTCACCGGCTCCGGCGCGCAGACCGGGATCACCCTGGCGAGCCAGAGCGGCGGCCCGGCCGGCGCGTTCTCGGCGTGGCTCAACGGCGTCTTCCTCGGCAGCTCCACGGACGCCCAGCACACGTTCACCTTCCCGGCGGGCACCTTGCGCACGGGCGAGAACGAGGTCTCCGTGCTGACCGTGAACATGGGCCACGAGGAGGACTACGGCGCCGCCAACGGGAACAAGGCCGCCCGCGGGCTCACCGCCGCCCGGCTCACCGGAGCGCCGCTGACGTCGGTCACCTGGCGGCTGCAGGGCGTCCGCGGCGGCGAGACCGGCCTCGACCCGGTCCGCGGTCCGCTCAACACCGGCGGCCTCTACGGCGAGCGCGCCGGCTGGTCGCTGCCCGGCTTCCCGGACCGGCAGTGGGCCCCGGCCTCCCTGCCGGCAACGGATCCCACCCCCGGCGTTTCGTGGTACCGGACCACCGCCGACCTCGATCTGCCGCGCGGCCAGGACACTTCGCTCGGCCTGACGATCACCGACGACCCGGGTCGGCAGTACCGCGCCCTGCTCTTCGTCAACGGCTGGCAGCTCGGCCAGTACGTCAACTACCTCGGGCCGCAGCACAGCTTCCCGATCCCGAACGGGGTCCTGAACCCCAACGGGCACAACACGATCGCGGTCGCGGTGTGGAACCTCGACGGCAGCACCGGCGGGCTCGGCAAGATCGCCTGGACGAACTACGGCAGCCACCGCTCGCCGCTGACCGTCCGGCCGAACGCCTCACCCGGCTACGACCCCGCGCGGTACGCGCTGCCGCCGGCGCCCACCGCGGGTGTTTCGCTGACCGCGCCGGACACCGCGTCCGGCGGCAAGAGCTTCACCGCGACGGCGACCGTCCGGGTCCCGGCGGGCGCGCCGGCGGCGTTCGACGTCAAGCCCGCGCTGACCGTGCCCGCCGGGTGGACGGCCGGTCCCGCGTCGCCGCCGTCGGCCGCGCGCGTGGACGGCGGCGGTTCGGCGACGTTCACCTGGACGGTGACCCCGCCATCCACAGTGGACACCGCGGCACTGAAGGTCGCGGTGGCGTACCGGCAGGCCGGGCGCCCGGGTTCGGTGACCGGGGAACGGATCGTCGGCGCGGTGCCGCCCGCGCCACCGGCGGGCCAGGTCGCGGTGAGCTCGCTGCCGTTCCTGACCGCGACGAACGGCTGGGGCCCGGTCGAGCGCGACACCAGCAACGGCGAGGCGAACGCGGGGGACGGCAAGCCGATGACCATCGGCGGGGTGTCCTACGCGAAGGGCCTCGGCGTCCACGCGGCGAGCGACGTCCAGCTCTACCTGGCGGGCGCGTGCACCCGGCTGACGGCTTCGGCCGGGGTCGACGGCGAAACCGGCACCGGCGGCAGCGTCGCCTTCAGCGTCTCCGTGGACGGCACGACCCGCGTCACGACGCCGGTGCTCCGCGGCGGCCAGGCGGCCGTGCCGATCGACGTCGACGTCACCGGCGCGCAGGTCGTCGACCTGCTGGTGACCGACGGCGGCGACGGCAACGGCAACGACCACGCGGACTGGGCGGTGCCGACGCTGACGTGCGCTACGCCGCCTGCCGGGTGA
- a CDS encoding LacI family DNA-binding transcriptional regulator, with translation MADRAKAGEQTRAPSPGPRQPSLADVAGMAGVSHMTVSRVVNESGPVRPETRERVLAAVQKLGYRPNTAARTLVTGRSGTLGVVALESNLYGPASTLYGIENAARESGYGVAICSVTRPGRTSIGDAVESLRRQAVEGIVVIAPHVTAGRALAAVPSDIPVVAVGGGESAPVPVISVDQYDGARRATEHLLALGHRTVWHLAGPEDWLEARDRERGWRETLEARGLRVPALVRGDWSPRSGYEAGRTLAGKRGIKAVFSANDQMALGLLRAFTEAGIRVPEDVHVAGFDDVPEAAYFPPPLTTVRQDFIEVGRRTFGLLEERMAGGDAGARHLVPAELIVRESTGPR, from the coding sequence GTGGCGGACCGGGCGAAGGCGGGGGAGCAGACGAGGGCGCCGTCCCCCGGGCCGCGGCAGCCGAGCCTGGCCGACGTCGCCGGCATGGCCGGGGTCTCGCACATGACCGTTTCGCGCGTGGTCAACGAGAGCGGGCCGGTGCGCCCGGAGACCCGCGAGCGGGTGCTGGCCGCGGTGCAGAAGCTCGGCTACCGGCCCAACACCGCCGCGCGGACGCTGGTCACCGGCCGGTCCGGCACGCTCGGCGTCGTCGCGCTGGAGTCGAACCTCTACGGGCCGGCGAGCACGTTGTACGGCATCGAAAACGCGGCGCGCGAGTCCGGCTACGGCGTCGCGATCTGCAGCGTCACCCGCCCCGGCCGGACGTCCATCGGCGACGCGGTGGAAAGCCTGCGCCGGCAAGCGGTCGAAGGCATCGTGGTGATCGCCCCGCACGTGACGGCGGGCCGCGCCCTCGCGGCGGTGCCGTCGGACATCCCGGTGGTGGCCGTCGGCGGCGGCGAGTCGGCGCCGGTGCCGGTGATCTCGGTCGACCAGTACGACGGCGCCCGCCGCGCCACCGAGCACCTGCTCGCGCTGGGGCACCGGACGGTCTGGCACCTCGCCGGCCCGGAGGACTGGCTCGAGGCCCGCGACCGCGAGCGCGGCTGGCGCGAGACGCTGGAGGCGCGCGGCCTGCGCGTCCCGGCGCTGGTGCGCGGCGACTGGAGCCCGCGTTCGGGGTACGAAGCCGGCCGGACGCTGGCCGGCAAGCGCGGGATCAAGGCGGTGTTCTCGGCCAACGACCAGATGGCGCTGGGCCTGCTGCGCGCGTTCACCGAGGCCGGGATCCGGGTGCCGGAGGACGTGCACGTCGCCGGCTTCGACGACGTACCCGAGGCCGCGTACTTCCCACCGCCGCTGACGACGGTCCGCCAGGACTTCATCGAGGTCGGCCGCCGCACGTTCGGGCTCTTGGAGGAGCGCATGGCCGGCGGCGACGCGGGCGCCCGGCACCTGGTGCCCGCCGAGCTGATCGTGCGCGAGAGCACCGGCCCCCGCTGA
- a CDS encoding RNA polymerase sigma factor — MTRIVERLDRPDLAARDPKEVFSRLFDEYAPPLRGYLAGRVGVHAADDLVAETFVVALRRRASYDPAQAPIRGWLYGIATNLLRNHVRQEVRGFQLSARAGAAERPAENHDTAVAGRVDAAARLRVLAGALAALSEEDRDVLLLTSWAGLEPAEVAEALGVPASTVRSRLHRVRHRLQALLVPTEENQS; from the coding sequence GTGACCAGAATCGTGGAACGGCTCGACCGGCCCGACCTCGCCGCGCGAGATCCGAAAGAGGTCTTCTCGCGGCTCTTCGACGAGTACGCCCCACCCCTGCGCGGGTACCTCGCGGGCCGGGTCGGCGTGCACGCCGCGGACGACCTCGTGGCCGAGACGTTCGTCGTCGCGCTGCGGAGGAGGGCCAGCTACGACCCGGCGCAGGCGCCGATCCGCGGCTGGCTCTACGGCATCGCCACCAACCTGCTGCGCAACCACGTGCGCCAGGAGGTGCGCGGGTTCCAGCTGAGCGCCCGTGCCGGGGCCGCCGAGCGCCCGGCCGAGAACCACGACACCGCGGTGGCCGGCCGGGTCGACGCGGCGGCCCGCCTCCGCGTGCTGGCCGGCGCCCTCGCCGCACTGTCCGAAGAGGACCGCGACGTCCTGCTGCTCACGTCGTGGGCCGGCCTCGAACCGGCCGAAGTCGCCGAGGCGCTCGGCGTGCCCGCGAGCACGGTGCGCTCGCGGCTGCACCGCGTGCGCCACCGGCTCCAAGCCCTGCTCGTCCCCACCGAGGAGAACCAGTCATGA
- a CDS encoding CU044_5270 family protein: MNELDETLELLHRDARTAPADLTAARAKLLSELDAGTVVPLRRKRIRRFAVPVAAAVAALTAVVVLRPAEPAPPEASPVPTAKVPDLKLMSAAQVLNRAADLSVGAVDQPVGPGQFRLVAEHTWVGRGVQTSDGGGYTYLWEQEVDRWIPAAERDVWQETRKILSTGKFLGGSVPQAQAPEPELTSTDQGQWRGACGDFFPKAKPAKKCGDPGDWDSPAFYAALPHDPAALYAKLQDLTKGRGSTPSVMFHFGIEILRAGLMPAELRAQWYRALAKIPGMTVLAASTNLDGRSGVALGLDDRHEIRQLIIDPVTGGFIGERTVAGAEPNDPWIKPGTELGASAITTSVVGGLGEK, translated from the coding sequence ATGAACGAGCTCGACGAGACCCTCGAGCTGCTCCACCGCGACGCCCGCACCGCGCCGGCCGACCTCACCGCCGCCCGCGCGAAGCTGCTGTCCGAACTGGACGCGGGCACCGTCGTCCCGTTGCGGCGCAAGCGGATCCGCCGGTTCGCCGTGCCGGTCGCGGCGGCCGTCGCGGCGCTGACCGCCGTCGTCGTGCTGCGCCCGGCCGAGCCGGCGCCACCGGAAGCGTCGCCGGTGCCGACGGCGAAGGTGCCCGACCTCAAGCTGATGTCGGCGGCGCAGGTGCTGAACCGGGCCGCGGACCTCAGCGTCGGCGCGGTCGACCAGCCGGTCGGGCCCGGGCAGTTCCGCCTCGTCGCCGAACACACGTGGGTGGGGCGCGGCGTCCAGACCTCCGACGGCGGCGGCTACACCTACCTCTGGGAGCAGGAGGTCGACCGGTGGATCCCGGCGGCCGAGCGGGACGTCTGGCAGGAGACCCGCAAGATCCTGAGCACCGGGAAGTTCCTCGGCGGCTCGGTGCCGCAGGCGCAGGCCCCCGAGCCGGAGCTCACCAGCACCGACCAGGGCCAGTGGCGGGGCGCGTGCGGCGACTTCTTCCCGAAGGCCAAGCCGGCCAAGAAGTGCGGCGACCCGGGTGACTGGGACAGCCCGGCGTTCTACGCCGCGCTCCCGCACGACCCGGCCGCGCTGTACGCGAAACTGCAGGACCTGACGAAGGGCCGCGGCTCGACGCCGTCGGTGATGTTCCACTTCGGCATCGAGATCCTGCGCGCCGGGCTGATGCCGGCCGAGCTGCGCGCGCAGTGGTACCGGGCGCTGGCGAAGATCCCGGGCATGACGGTGCTGGCGGCGTCGACGAACCTCGACGGCCGTTCCGGCGTCGCGCTCGGGCTCGACGACCGCCACGAGATCCGCCAGCTGATCATCGACCCGGTCACCGGCGGCTTCATCGGCGAGCGCACGGTCGCCGGCGCGGAGCCGAACGACCCGTGGATCAAGCCGGGCACGGAGCTCGGCGCGAGCGCGATCACCACGTCCGTCGTGGGCGGTCTCGGCGAGAAGTAG
- a CDS encoding TSUP family transporter, with protein sequence MAEPSPPRRASAAEPGSPSPAPSAAPEPSAAESAWPGQAPPPPSPHDPGRRQGLPPAAAVAVGVFVGFGSALTGTGGPVLLVPVLLALGVPALTTVAAGQLVQLPLVGFATLGYAAHGSVHFGLGSLLGVLSAAGVLAGARWARKLPGRHLHRVASGALVGFGGVLFALPFL encoded by the coding sequence GTGGCCGAGCCCAGCCCGCCGCGCAGAGCATCGGCGGCAGAACCCGGCTCACCAAGCCCAGCTCCGTCGGCCGCACCCGAGCCATCGGCGGCCGAGTCCGCATGGCCCGGCCAAGCTCCACCCCCACCGTCACCTCACGACCCCGGCCGGCGCCAGGGCCTTCCCCCCGCGGCAGCCGTCGCCGTCGGGGTCTTCGTCGGGTTCGGGTCCGCACTCACCGGGACCGGCGGACCCGTGCTCCTCGTTCCCGTCCTGCTCGCCCTCGGCGTGCCCGCGCTGACCACCGTCGCGGCCGGGCAGCTTGTGCAGCTTCCGCTCGTCGGGTTCGCCACGCTCGGCTACGCCGCGCACGGATCCGTCCACTTCGGACTCGGCAGTCTGCTCGGCGTCCTCTCCGCGGCCGGCGTGCTGGCCGGCGCGCGCTGGGCCCGCAAGCTCCCTGGCCGGCACCTGCACCGGGTCGCCTCGGGCGCGCTCGTCGGGTTCGGCGGCGTTCTCTTCGCGCTGCCCTTCCTCTAA
- a CDS encoding helix-turn-helix transcriptional regulator, translated as MHEPQAGALAAVAALDEPTRRRLYAYVVRQPAPVSRDDVAAALSVPRATVAFHLDRLVDERLLAVGHERRTGRTGPGAGRPAKLYRRSDRQVSVSLPERQYELAGQLLATAVEEADETGGSPREILARRARERGAELVAGAPDILGTLEEHGFEPRADGDQVLLGNCPFHQLARTHQRLVCEMNLGLVEGMLAGVGDGRLRARLEPGPGLCCVRLGPG; from the coding sequence ATGCACGAACCCCAGGCCGGTGCGCTGGCCGCGGTCGCGGCGCTCGACGAGCCGACCCGGCGCCGGTTGTACGCCTACGTCGTCCGCCAGCCGGCTCCGGTCAGCCGCGACGACGTCGCCGCCGCCCTCAGCGTGCCTCGCGCGACCGTGGCGTTCCACCTTGACCGCCTGGTGGACGAGCGGCTGCTGGCGGTCGGCCACGAACGCCGCACCGGCCGCACCGGCCCGGGCGCCGGGCGGCCGGCGAAGCTGTACCGCAGGTCCGACCGGCAAGTGAGCGTCTCCCTGCCGGAGCGGCAGTACGAACTGGCCGGTCAGCTGCTCGCCACCGCGGTCGAGGAAGCCGACGAGACCGGCGGCTCACCTCGCGAAATCCTGGCCCGGCGCGCCCGGGAGCGGGGTGCGGAACTCGTCGCCGGCGCCCCGGACATCCTGGGCACGCTGGAAGAACACGGCTTCGAGCCACGCGCGGACGGCGACCAGGTGCTGCTGGGCAACTGCCCGTTCCACCAGCTGGCCCGGACGCACCAGCGGCTGGTCTGCGAGATGAACCTCGGCCTGGTGGAGGGCATGCTCGCCGGGGTGGGTGACGGCCGCCTGCGCGCCCGGCTGGAACCGGGGCCGGGGCTCTGCTGCGTGCGCCTCGGGCCTGGTTAG
- the folE gene encoding GTP cyclohydrolase I FolE produces the protein MSVEPVPLRHLGVVHDRDDVDLHAAERAVADLLRALGKDPTSVHLGDTPRRVAHAYAEMLRPRDFQLTTFPNDEGYDELVLAKSIPVQSLCEHHMLPFRGVAHVGYLPGDRILGLSKLARVVELFARDLQVQERLTKQVADWLQEHLAPKGVGVVIEAEHLCMSLRGVRATGALTVTSSLHGLLREEPKTRQEFFALTGVSG, from the coding sequence GTGAGCGTCGAACCCGTTCCGCTGCGGCACCTCGGTGTCGTCCACGACCGCGACGACGTCGATCTGCACGCGGCGGAGCGCGCGGTCGCCGACCTGCTGCGGGCGCTCGGCAAGGACCCGACGTCGGTGCACCTGGGCGACACGCCGCGCCGGGTCGCCCACGCCTACGCGGAAATGCTGCGGCCCCGCGACTTCCAGCTGACGACGTTCCCCAACGACGAGGGCTACGACGAGCTCGTGCTGGCCAAGAGCATCCCCGTGCAGTCGCTGTGCGAGCACCACATGCTGCCCTTCCGCGGCGTCGCGCACGTCGGCTACCTGCCCGGCGACCGGATCCTCGGCCTGTCGAAGCTCGCCCGCGTCGTCGAGCTGTTCGCGCGCGACCTGCAGGTGCAGGAGCGGCTGACCAAGCAGGTCGCCGACTGGCTGCAGGAGCACCTCGCGCCGAAGGGCGTCGGCGTGGTGATCGAGGCCGAGCACCTGTGCATGTCGCTGCGCGGGGTCCGGGCGACCGGCGCGCTGACCGTCACGTCGTCGCTGCACGGCCTCCTGCGCGAGGAACCCAAGACGCGCCAGGAGTTCTTCGCGCTGACCGGGGTGAGCGGCTGA
- a CDS encoding response regulator, whose amino-acid sequence MTIAVFLLDDHELVRTGLKTVFEAEADIDVVGEAATAAEALVRIPQARPDVAILDVRLPDGQGVEVCREIRSTVEPPPACLMLTSYSDDDALFGAIMAGAAGYMLKQVSGRSLIEAVRTVAGGGSLLDATLTASVMNKLRGENVATADPRYEQLSPQERRVLDLVAEGLTNRQIAERLFLAEKTVKNYVSSVLHKLGVERRTSAAVYMSQRRGDPGRPG is encoded by the coding sequence ATGACGATCGCGGTGTTCCTGCTCGACGACCACGAGCTGGTCCGGACCGGGCTGAAGACCGTCTTCGAGGCCGAAGCGGACATCGACGTGGTCGGCGAGGCGGCCACCGCGGCCGAGGCGCTGGTGCGGATCCCGCAGGCCCGCCCGGACGTGGCGATCCTCGACGTCCGGCTGCCGGACGGGCAGGGCGTCGAGGTGTGCCGCGAGATCCGGTCCACTGTGGAGCCGCCGCCCGCGTGCCTGATGCTGACGTCCTATTCGGACGACGACGCGCTCTTCGGCGCGATCATGGCGGGCGCGGCGGGCTACATGCTCAAGCAGGTGTCCGGCCGGTCCCTGATCGAGGCCGTCCGCACGGTCGCCGGCGGCGGCTCGCTGCTGGACGCCACGCTGACCGCGTCGGTGATGAACAAGCTGCGCGGGGAGAACGTCGCCACCGCCGACCCGCGCTACGAGCAGCTGAGCCCGCAGGAGCGCCGGGTGCTCGACCTGGTCGCGGAGGGCTTGACCAACCGCCAGATCGCCGAGCGGCTGTTCCTGGCCGAGAAGACGGTGAAGAACTACGTGTCGTCGGTGCTGCACAAACTCGGCGTCGAGCGGCGCACGTCGGCGGCGGTGTACATGTCCCAGCGCCGCGGCGATCCCGGACGACCGGGCTGA